CTGATCCACGGCGGTCCCCACAACGGCATCCACGACAGCTTCCACTGGCGCTGGAACGCCCAGGTCTTCTCCGGCTGGGGCTATGTCACCGCCTGGCACAACTTCCACGGTTCCAGCGGCTTCGGTCAGGACTTCGCCGACTCCATCAACCCGGAGCGGGCCGAGATGCCGTACCAGGACACCCTCGCCGCCGCCCAGCTGCTGGCGGACAAGCCGTGGATCGACGGCGACCGCATGGCCGCCGGCGGCGGCAGCTACGGCGGCTATCTGACCTCCGTCATCCTGGGGCGGGAGCATCCGTTCAAGACCCTCATCGCTCACGCCGCGGTGTACAACTCCTTCACCCAATACGCCGCCGACTACGGCAGCGGCAAGCGCCGCCACGGCGAGTTCTGGGAGAGCCCGGAGGTCTACCAGCGCAACTCCCCCCACTTCGGCGCCGGCAACTTCGACACGCCGACCCTGGTGATCCACGGCGGTCAGGATTTCCGGGTGCCCCTGAACCACGGCATCGAGCTCTACCAGACGCTGCAGAACCGCGACGTCGAGAGCCGGCTGATCTACTACCCGGACGAGAACCACTGGATCCTCAAGCCGCAGAATTCCATCCACTGGTACCACTCCAAGGAGGAATGGCTGACGGACCACGTGAAGCCCGAGCCGGTGGCGACGGAGAAGCCCGCCGAGGAAGGGAAGAAGATGGACGGGAGCTCCGACGGCGACTCCTGACCTCCTCCTTCGTTCTCGACCACCGAATCAAGGCTCCCCCACCCCGGGGGAGCTTTTTTTCATGGCTGGGCTTTTCTTGGCTGTGCTTCTTTCATGCCAAGGGCCTCTCCTGGAAAAGGCTTCTGAGCCCCCACCGCAAGCCAAAGCCGGCGCTTCTCGGCGTCTGACTTGTGCCCCAGGCTGCTAGGATGCCTAGTCTCACTGCAATCCCCCCTGGGAGAGTCCCGATGCCGTCACCTCGTCCGCGCCTCGTCCTCGTCTTGAGCCTGCTTCTCGTCGCCGCTGTGCTGGCCCCACCGAAGACCGCCGCAGGGCAGGACTTCAGCCGCGACAAATTTCGCCAGCTGGAAGAGATTCTGCCCACTCCCAACGCTTATCGCACCGCCTCCGGCGCGCCGGGCCACGGCTATTGGCAACAGCGGGCGGATTACCGCATGGAAATCCGCCTGGACGACGAGGAGCAGCGCATCGAAGGCTCCGAGACCGTCAGCTACCACAACCAGTCGCCGGACACCCTGCGCTATCTGTGGATGCAACTCGATCCCAATCTCTTCGATCCGCAGCGCATCAGCGCCCTGGCGACCCTGGCGCCGGACTTCGAAGATCTCTCGTACAAGGATTTCGCCGAGATCCTCTCCCGGCGCGGCTTCCGCGGCGGCATCACCATCCACCGCGTCGCCGACGCCGCCGGAAAGCCGCTGCCCCACGCCGAGGTGGAAACCATGATGCGCATCGACCTGCCGGAGCCCCTGGGCCCCGGGAAGAGCACCTCCTTCGAGGTGGATTGGAGCTATCCCCTCAACGATGCCAAGACCATGGGCGGACGATCAGGCTACGAATACTTTGAGGAGGACGGCAACTACATCTACGAGATCGCCCAATTCTTCCCACGCATGGCCGCCTACACCGACTCCGGCGGCTGGCAGCACAAACAATTCCTCGGGCGCGGTGAGTTCACCCTCGAGCTGGGGAATTACGAGGTCCACATCACCGTCCCCGACGACCACGTGCTGGCCGCCACCGGCGTGCTGCAGAACCCCGACGAGGTCCTGGAGCCCGCCTGGCGCCGGCGGCTGGAGCAGGCGGAAAGCGCCGACAAGCCGGTCTTCGTGGTCACCCAGGAGGAGGCGGAGGCCAACGAGGCCAGCCGCCCCGGCGGCGAGAAGACCTGGATCTACCAGGCCGAGAACGTCCGCGACTTCGCCTTCGCCAGCTCGCGCAAATTCATTTGGGACGCCCAGCAGATCGAGCAAGGGGGCAACCGGGTGATGGCCATGTCCCTCTATCCCAACGAGGCCGAGCCGCTGTGGAGCCACTACTCCACCCACGCCATCATCCACACCCTCGAGGTCTACTCCCGCTACACCTTCCCCTACCCTTATCCGGTGGCCATCTCGGTGAACGGCCCGGTGGGGGGCATGGAGTACCCGATGATCTGCTTCAACGGGCCGCGCACCGACGACGACGGCACCTATTGGGATGGCGCCGGCAAAGACCGGCAGCATTGGCGGCTGTCGAAGTACGGCCTGATCTCGGTGATCATCCACGAGGTCGGGCACAACTTCTTCCCCATGATCGTCAACTCCGACGAGCGCCAATGGACCTGGATGGACGAAGGGCTCAATTCGTTCCTGCAATTCCTCAGTGAGCAGGAATGGGAGGCGGATTACCCCTCCCGCCGCGGGGAGGCCCGGGACATCGTGGAGTTCATGAGCAGCACCGACCAGGTGCCCATCATGACCAACTCGGAATCGCTGCTGCAATTCGGCAACAACGCCTACGCCAAGCCCGCCACCGCCCTCAACATCCTGCGGGAGACCATCCTCGGCCGCGAGCTCTTCGACTTCGCCTTCCGCGAGTACGCCCGGCGCTGGCGCTTCAAGCGCCCCATGCCAGCGGACTTCTTCCGCACCATGGAGGACGCTTCCGGGGTCGATCTGGATTGGTTCTGGCGCGGCTGGTTCTACACCACCGACGCGGTGGACCTGGGCATCGCCGATCTGCACCTCTACGAGCTCGACACCCGTGATCCGGAGGTCGAGAATCAGCGCCGGCGCCAGCGCGATGAGGAGGAGCCGGAGAGCATCACCGAGCAGCGCAATGGCGACATCACCCGGCGCATCGACCGCCACCCCGATCTGCGGGATTTCTACACCGACGAATACGACCGCTACGCCGTCACCGAGAGCCAGCGCGGCGAGTACGAGAAGCTGCTGGAGAATCTCGACCCGAGCGAACGAGAGCTACTGGCCACCGACGCCCGCTTCTATGTCCTCGAGTTGGAGAATGTCGGCGGGCTGGTGATGCCCGCGATCCTGGCCATCGAATACACCGACGGCAGCAGCGAAGAGCTTCGTCTGCCGGCGGAGATCTGGCGCCACGATCCGGAGCGGGTTCGCAAGCTCCTGGTGCGGGAGCAGGAGATCGTCTCCATCGTCCTCGATCCCCACCGGGAGACCGCCGACATCGATCTGGACAACAACCACTGGCCCAAGCAGGCGGTGAAGTCCCGCTTCCAGCTGTTCAAGCACGAGCAGGAAAAGAACCCCATGCAGGAAGCGGCGGAAACAAAGAAGGGCGGCGGGCGCAGGCGGTGATCGCCAGGGTCGCATCGCAACGGCAGACCTTCCTCGCGGCAGCCCTTCTCCTGGGGGCCCTTCGCCTGGGAGCCCTTCTCCTGGGGGTCCTGGGGAGCCTACCCGCCAGTGCCCACCCCTACCACGTCACGCTGGCGGAGATGGAGCTCAACGCCGCCACCGGACGTCTCGAGGTGGCCTTGCGCATGCTGCCGGAAGACCTGGTGCGGGCGCTGGAAGCACGGGAACGCCGAAGGCCGATAGAAGCTCCCGGAGAGGCCCACGGAGAGCAGAGCTCCGATCCGGCTTCAGCGGAGCGACCCACCCGCGACGAGCTCCTCGCGGACCTGGTGCGGGAGGCCTTCACCGTCACCACCGCCGACGGCACCCCGGCGGCCCTCCACTGGGTGGGCAGCGAGGGGTCGGTGAAGGCGGTGTGGCTCTACTTCGAGCTCGACCTCGGCGCAGCGCCGGAGCGGCTCCGGGAAGGCTCCGCCCTCGACAGCATCACCGTCGCCAACCGCTTGCTCCTCGATCTCGAGCCGACTCAG
This region of Acidobacteriota bacterium genomic DNA includes:
- a CDS encoding M1 family metallopeptidase, yielding MPSPRPRLVLVLSLLLVAAVLAPPKTAAGQDFSRDKFRQLEEILPTPNAYRTASGAPGHGYWQQRADYRMEIRLDDEEQRIEGSETVSYHNQSPDTLRYLWMQLDPNLFDPQRISALATLAPDFEDLSYKDFAEILSRRGFRGGITIHRVADAAGKPLPHAEVETMMRIDLPEPLGPGKSTSFEVDWSYPLNDAKTMGGRSGYEYFEEDGNYIYEIAQFFPRMAAYTDSGGWQHKQFLGRGEFTLELGNYEVHITVPDDHVLAATGVLQNPDEVLEPAWRRRLEQAESADKPVFVVTQEEAEANEASRPGGEKTWIYQAENVRDFAFASSRKFIWDAQQIEQGGNRVMAMSLYPNEAEPLWSHYSTHAIIHTLEVYSRYTFPYPYPVAISVNGPVGGMEYPMICFNGPRTDDDGTYWDGAGKDRQHWRLSKYGLISVIIHEVGHNFFPMIVNSDERQWTWMDEGLNSFLQFLSEQEWEADYPSRRGEARDIVEFMSSTDQVPIMTNSESLLQFGNNAYAKPATALNILRETILGRELFDFAFREYARRWRFKRPMPADFFRTMEDASGVDLDWFWRGWFYTTDAVDLGIADLHLYELDTRDPEVENQRRRQRDEEEPESITEQRNGDITRRIDRHPDLRDFYTDEYDRYAVTESQRGEYEKLLENLDPSERELLATDARFYVLELENVGGLVMPAILAIEYTDGSSEELRLPAEIWRHDPERVRKLLVREQEIVSIVLDPHRETADIDLDNNHWPKQAVKSRFQLFKHEQEKNPMQEAAETKKGGGRRR
- a CDS encoding DUF6702 family protein, coding for MIARVASQRQTFLAAALLLGALRLGALLLGVLGSLPASAHPYHVTLAEMELNAATGRLEVALRMLPEDLVRALEARERRRPIEAPGEAHGEQSSDPASAERPTRDELLADLVREAFTVTTADGTPAALHWVGSEGSVKAVWLYFELDLGAAPERLREGSALDSITVANRLLLDLEPTQTNSVILRFGDRRTTVTLTPRSPEREIRWPPPPPPSDAPR